A window of Chrysoperla carnea chromosome 3, inChrCarn1.1, whole genome shotgun sequence genomic DNA:
ATAATGATTATCGATTCCAGAGTTTTGCTATACAATCAAACCTTtcacaaaaaatcacaaaagctCAATCAAAAGTAAGGTTTTGactgaataaaatattcataccactttttattgaacaaaaacatttatcaatCCCCCCTTATTTGTATGAACTTTTAACGAAAAAGGTGGTTTGCTAATTTTGTATGCCAAAATCGtatattgtgattttttctatAAGAATTGCCTATCAATAAAATCAGCTTCTTCAAAAATTAACCCAAAGTAGAATATTGCCACTTAGCACGATCCACTCAGCAGTAGCAAGTGTACTAATTAAAGATAAatgcttataaatatttatgatgcattgatatttttttgaatttttagattAAGAAACATATGAGCCCAGTTGAAGTAATGGCCTCTTTAATTGGAGCTGTAGCACACGATTTAGATCATCCTGGTGTAAATCAACCATTTTTGATAGCTACTTCCAATCATTTAGCAACTTTATAcgatgtaagaaaatttttgaattattttcgtagaaaaattaattaattaaattatcattcttattttttatcagAATATGTCAGTTTTGGAAAATCATCATTGGCGTTCAGCTGTTGGTTGTCTTTTAGAAAGTGGTGTTGCAGAACAATTAACCCCTTGGCGTGATGCTTTAGAAAATCAAATACGTTCATTAATTCTTGCCACCGATATTACAAGACAGCAAGAATTTCTAAGTAAATTAAAGAAAGGTTTAGATACTGATGCGTTAGATATGAGTCGTGAAGAAGATcgtcattttattttacaaatagctCTTAAGTGCGCAGACATATCAAATCCAACAAGGCCATGGGATGTATCACGCAAATGGAGTCTTAAAGTATGTGAAGAATTTTTCAGGCAAGGTGATTTTgaacgaaaattaaatttaccaaTAACATCGTTATGTGATCGATATTCAACATCAGTGCCAAAAATTCAAAcaggtaaatttaaaaactcccttgtttattttttatttctaacttGAAGTTTATTGCAGGTTTTATCCGATTTGTCGTAACACCTTTATTTTCCGAATGGCATCGGTTTTTATCTAGTGAACTATCCACCTATATGATGCAACTATTAGCTAGTAATCAGAAACGATGGGAATCATTAGAGAATGCAGAAAATGCTGAAGAAACACGTACTGAATTATCAGATACAGAACCCGAGCaagaaattgaatttgttaGCGAAAGAGGAAGTAGTGAAAAATTATTACCACCCGATTATATGcaaaagtaagttttaattACAGGAATGTAATAATGTGCTTTTTGAAacgtaaaaatttcaataaaaatttcttataattttcagGAAGGATATATTGTCAAAGGCAAAATCAAACCGCCGCCATTCTGTACCAGTTAGTGTCGGTCGTTCACTTTTTGCTAGAGCCGATGTTCGTCGTGAAAGTTTACCACCCGGAATACATAAATCTCAAATGGACATTCCAAAACGGACCAGTTCTCGTGTTTCATCAGATCCAAGTGATGCTTTATACAATTCAGCACTTTCTTTAATATCTGGAGGAAGTGGAAATGGACGAAAAAATTCATCATGTAAGAAAACTAATGATTTTTGCCAATATTTAGTATTAAttgcaattttgtaatttacagCATTAAGTACAGCTGAAAAAGATGAAAGACCAATTAGTGCTGAAGAGTTATTACCTGAACCTTCAATAGCAAGCATGACAGCAGTTGGTTTAACTCCTGGATCTCGAACATTAACTAGACAACAAACTTTCCCTCCTCTTCAACCGTATGTTCGAGTACGATATCTTTCTACTACTGCTGAAATGGCTACATGTCGAGAAGCATTGTTAGAAGGTaactgtttattattaaattttattatggtttttgttaattaaattttataatatctgtACATAGGTGGCAGTCATTCAAATTCATCGCATAGCTCACAAGAAAATATGTACTGCACTACAAATCAATGGAATCAACCAATTCCAACTGTCGCTATTTTAAGTCCAAACAATGGTCGTGGTCCTGAAATGTTCATCCCAGAATTACAAGTGAAGCCTTCAACTGCGCAGGCGCAGTCGGGCACAAAACGTAGTGATAGTGCTGATTGGGATGATAAAGAAAATACTCCAAAAATTCCTAAAATATCTGATAGTTCAATACGaggtcaaaaagaaaatttagatcCTAGGCGCTCTTTAGCAAatgtaagttaaatattttaaatattatgtaaaattagtataaacgcattaaatttatgtttaggaTTTGGCAAAACGACGAGGATCTGCTCCTGTGACATCGCACATCAAATCTGAAGACATAAATCAGCCTTCGATTGCCTTGAGGgctgatatattattttcacgGAGAGGATCAGTACCTGCAGAAAATCTTCGTCAAAGTAAGTATATTTGCCCAAAACGATAACTGAGCTCGTACATTATGGGAAATGGCTTTCGGTAGAATCTTATGAAATTATGGATTTAGGAATGTACGCCTTAATAAGTAGATCAAAAGAGATCAAGTTTTTGGGATATGAGAAATTCAAACATAGGATTTGATTTTGCTTTGCTACTTTACTTTATACTTTAATCTCCCAAATCGTAAAGGTTGaatttacttattatattgattttaagaATCCAAATTTTCAAAACGTTTGACTGAATGCCTTTTTTCATAGTCAAAGTGCAGGTATTTACAAAAGCTGGAGTACGATAGACTTGAAGCAAATAAATTAACTCATTTACGTGGATGTTTTCAGTGATATACTCATGAATATTGCCTAAATTAtcgatgaaatatttaaaaaaataggaaaaatattGCATCATCTCGATATCTTCAAATTATGCTAGTTATGCGCACATATAGGAAATAATTTAAAGCCTTCTTTTCTTGTTATAGAAACTTTCGATATAGGAGACACCGAAAATCGTTTAGAACCAGTTGTTAATAAAATACCTACATCAATATCAGAGCCACTTCATTGCCAGTATCCACGACGAGGTTCAGTTCCTGCTGAAATACCATTAGTACGTACCGATATACTAACTAGACACAGTGTTAGTTTAAATGGAAAAGCTGGTCgacgtaaaaaacaattaaGACGCCGCAGTTCTGGCGGGCCAGAAACTGTTTGTCTCATACCAGATGTATCAGATGGTGCCGCATGGCATCGTTTACGTCGAGAAATAGTACGCCGATCATCAGATTTCAACCCAGATGCAGCATTGGCACGTCGCCGTGGTTCATTACCAATTGAAGTTCTTACTATTGGACATTCAGGTAATAGAAAACgtgtaatatttaaatgaaatgaagttaagcgattttaattaataagtttcaattaaaactgatacttttaaatacatacaatacTTACAAAAAATCTTTTACGCATGTTCTTTTTAAAGCACGAATGTCAATAATAACAAAATCTATATAATTGTGAAATGTTTctttttcatatattatgtgtttgttttgaaactttataataCATGTTTCATGTTAGcagtatcataatttttatttaaaattgctaaaaataaaattagtaatatttataaatagtagtaatatttaaaattagtttttttttttcattcaacaaaaatatttgtagaaattattatagcagcaaatttttttatttaatttatttaatatcttgGAATACTTCCAACAGTTCAGTCTCACATTATATGTCTATTTTCTAATTACTGTAGGAAATGAAACATTTAAGGTTGCAATTCCATGGAATAGTATGATTTTTTATGAGACCCGGCTCAAAATGTTCATATGAGTGTGTAGAACAAAgtcatattgataaaaataaatgtggTTTTACCATGCGCGTAGGCTCGCGCGCTCAAAAATTCGCCCAAACTAATTCTGTTGAAAGATCATGAAATTTGAGACAACAGGCATTAGAATTTATATATTGAGCTGTGAGGGGAAAAAAGTCAaggaacaaaatttgtttaaaatggtCCAAAATATGTgagttttaggaaaaaaatttaagagacaaaagtttaaattcgcCCAAAACATAAGATACaataagtttcaaataaaataattgaaagaaacctcacaataatcgttaatattgcagaatatcaaattttcatcaaaataaggttttgtttttatttggtttCAATCACTTGTATCTAATAATAATCACTTGTATCTAATAATATCCCAAAATGAGATTCAATAGCTGTTTTCTCAAATTAGCTGTCCATGATAATAGAACACTTCTTAATTTATGACTTTGTTCTACACATATTTTTCCATAGAATTACAAACTTTTGGCCTTTATCCTTTATTTGGAgggaaatttattaaatttattttccctctatttaaatttcgttcaaattcacgaatataatatatttgtggcagcggttatttatttattttctaatcaagtatttagcaattttaataacataatcTTCGTGTTCGgattaatatttacttaaaataacttaaaactcATACTTTCACGTATTAACTAACATATGTGCCTCtgtgcaattttaataaatgtaattactaacaaaataatgtaaataaattttttttatgtaaatctaTTAACTAGATCTTTTTAAATGTCTatctctttatattataaaataaataaatgaatgatttaTTGGAAGAAATCAGTAATGGTTTTGATCAAAAACATTTGAGTTCACTTTAATTTATGCACGAACGGCTCTAgtagaaaaattcaattaattttcgatTCAATTCTATTTAAATCTTTCctaaacttttaattgaaatgactgcaaattatttataattcaaagtTTCAATGGGATTGTTTTCATTCCGAGTTCGAAGTCATTTGTTTTGAATGGGTTTGAAAAATGACAGCCTACGGCAAGTGATTTATTATGAAAGAGAACACATTCATGCACTTGTCGGAATGGCATTCAAGTTCCTCAGGGAAGTAGGCCAACGTTTTAGTTTTGcaacaaaaagaaattaagaTTGTAATCGATAGTTTTTGTCACACATTTACTCTGAAATTCCTAAAACTATTGCCCTAAAAAGGCTGTTgttaaatgaattttgtaacTAAAATGCTTTAAAACGGTCTCATAGTATTATTCATTGAACACCTGTTCTTCTGATACAATTTACAATGAAATGTTTGGCAAA
This region includes:
- the LOC123295269 gene encoding calcium/calmodulin-dependent 3',5'-cyclic nucleotide phosphodiesterase 1C-like isoform X4, translating into MIEVPSQQIRRSSRLSIGDISLLESLTASGTRDRPPSTGRFLTMHKRRRKKLTTRSLSQDNPAILDDVMHGQVQCILDQCGLWAFNAFALETAAGGRSLPVLCVHLFHWYGLLDYFNLDVVRVWKLFTLIEEGYHSSNPYHNSIHATDVTQAMHCFLQEEKIKKHMSPVEVMASLIGAVAHDLDHPGVNQPFLIATSNHLATLYDNMSVLENHHWRSAVGCLLESGVAEQLTPWRDALENQIRSLILATDITRQQEFLSKLKKGLDTDALDMSREEDRHFILQIALKCADISNPTRPWDVSRKWSLKVCEEFFRQGDFERKLNLPITSLCDRYSTSVPKIQTGFIRFVVTPLFSEWHRFLSSELSTYMMQLLASNQKRWESLENAENAEETRTELSDTEPEQEIEFVSERGSSEKLLPPDYMQKKDILSKAKSNRRHSVPVSVGRSLFARADVRRESLPPGIHKSQMDIPKRTSSRVSSDPSDALYNSALSLISGGSGNGRKNSSSLSTAEKDERPISAEELLPEPSIASMTAVGLTPGSRTLTRQQTFPPLQPYVRVRYLSTTAEMATCREALLEGGSHSNSSHSSQENMYCTTNQWNQPIPTVAILSPNNGRGPEMFIPELQVKPSTAQAQSGTKRSDSADWDDKENTPKIPKISDSSIRGQKENLDPRRSLANDLAKRRGSAPVTSHIKSEDINQPSIALRADILFSRRGSVPAENLRQKTFDIGDTENRLEPVVNKIPTSISEPLHCQYPRRGSVPAEIPLVRTDILTRHSVSLNGKAGRRKKQLRRRSSGGPETVCLIPDVSDGAAWHRLRREIVRRSSDFNPDAALARRRGSLPIEVLTIGHSGSVIQ
- the LOC123295269 gene encoding calcium/calmodulin-dependent 3',5'-cyclic nucleotide phosphodiesterase 1C-like isoform X3, which encodes MTIFSVPSQQIRRSSRLSIGDISLLESLTASGTRDRPPSTGRFLTMHKRRRKKLTTRSLSQDNPAILDDVMHGQVQCILDQCGLWAFNAFALETAAGGRSLPVLCVHLFHWYGLLDYFNLDVVRVWKLFTLIEEGYHSSNPYHNSIHATDVTQAMHCFLQEEKIKKHMSPVEVMASLIGAVAHDLDHPGVNQPFLIATSNHLATLYDNMSVLENHHWRSAVGCLLESGVAEQLTPWRDALENQIRSLILATDITRQQEFLSKLKKGLDTDALDMSREEDRHFILQIALKCADISNPTRPWDVSRKWSLKVCEEFFRQGDFERKLNLPITSLCDRYSTSVPKIQTGFIRFVVTPLFSEWHRFLSSELSTYMMQLLASNQKRWESLENAENAEETRTELSDTEPEQEIEFVSERGSSEKLLPPDYMQKKDILSKAKSNRRHSVPVSVGRSLFARADVRRESLPPGIHKSQMDIPKRTSSRVSSDPSDALYNSALSLISGGSGNGRKNSSSLSTAEKDERPISAEELLPEPSIASMTAVGLTPGSRTLTRQQTFPPLQPYVRVRYLSTTAEMATCREALLEGGSHSNSSHSSQENMYCTTNQWNQPIPTVAILSPNNGRGPEMFIPELQVKPSTAQAQSGTKRSDSADWDDKENTPKIPKISDSSIRGQKENLDPRRSLANDLAKRRGSAPVTSHIKSEDINQPSIALRADILFSRRGSVPAENLRQKTFDIGDTENRLEPVVNKIPTSISEPLHCQYPRRGSVPAEIPLVRTDILTRHSVSLNGKAGRRKKQLRRRSSGGPETVCLIPDVSDGAAWHRLRREIVRRSSDFNPDAALARRRGSLPIEVLTIGHSGSVIQ
- the LOC123295269 gene encoding uncharacterized protein LOC123295269 isoform X2, which gives rise to MVPDPDANVLANDGITINPEEEKAIYIKMIEVPSQQIRRSSRLSIGDISLLESLTASGTRDRPPSTGRFLTMHKRRRKKLTTRSLSQDNPAILDDVMHGQVQCILDQCGLWAFNAFALETAAGGRSLPVLCVHLFHWYGLLDYFNLDVVRVWKLFTLIEEGYHSSNPYHNSIHATDVTQAMHCFLQEEKIKKHMSPVEVMASLIGAVAHDLDHPGVNQPFLIATSNHLATLYDNMSVLENHHWRSAVGCLLESGVAEQLTPWRDALENQIRSLILATDITRQQEFLSKLKKGLDTDALDMSREEDRHFILQIALKCADISNPTRPWDVSRKWSLKVCEEFFRQGDFERKLNLPITSLCDRYSTSVPKIQTGFIRFVVTPLFSEWHRFLSSELSTYMMQLLASNQKRWESLENAENAEETRTELSDTEPEQEIEFVSERGSSEKLLPPDYMQKKDILSKAKSNRRHSVPVSVGRSLFARADVRRESLPPGIHKSQMDIPKRTSSRVSSDPSDALYNSALSLISGGSGNGRKNSSSLSTAEKDERPISAEELLPEPSIASMTAVGLTPGSRTLTRQQTFPPLQPYVRVRYLSTTAEMATCREALLEGGSHSNSSHSSQENMYCTTNQWNQPIPTVAILSPNNGRGPEMFIPELQVKPSTAQAQSGTKRSDSADWDDKENTPKIPKISDSSIRGQKENLDPRRSLANDLAKRRGSAPVTSHIKSEDINQPSIALRADILFSRRGSVPAENLRQKTFDIGDTENRLEPVVNKIPTSISEPLHCQYPRRGSVPAEIPLVRTDILTRHSVSLNGKAGRRKKQLRRRSSGGPETVCLIPDVSDGAAWHRLRREIVRRSSDFNPDAALARRRGSLPIEVLTIGHSVC
- the LOC123295269 gene encoding uncharacterized protein LOC123295269 isoform X1; protein product: MVPDPDANVLANDGITINPEEEKAIYIKMIEVPSQQIRRSSRLSIGDISLLESLTASGTRDRPPSTGRFLTMHKRRRKKLTTRSLSQDNPAILDDVMHGQVQCILDQCGLWAFNAFALETAAGGRSLPVLCVHLFHWYGLLDYFNLDVVRVWKLFTLIEEGYHSSNPYHNSIHATDVTQAMHCFLQEEKIKKHMSPVEVMASLIGAVAHDLDHPGVNQPFLIATSNHLATLYDNMSVLENHHWRSAVGCLLESGVAEQLTPWRDALENQIRSLILATDITRQQEFLSKLKKGLDTDALDMSREEDRHFILQIALKCADISNPTRPWDVSRKWSLKVCEEFFRQGDFERKLNLPITSLCDRYSTSVPKIQTGFIRFVVTPLFSEWHRFLSSELSTYMMQLLASNQKRWESLENAENAEETRTELSDTEPEQEIEFVSERGSSEKLLPPDYMQKKDILSKAKSNRRHSVPVSVGRSLFARADVRRESLPPGIHKSQMDIPKRTSSRVSSDPSDALYNSALSLISGGSGNGRKNSSSLSTAEKDERPISAEELLPEPSIASMTAVGLTPGSRTLTRQQTFPPLQPYVRVRYLSTTAEMATCREALLEGGSHSNSSHSSQENMYCTTNQWNQPIPTVAILSPNNGRGPEMFIPELQVKPSTAQAQSGTKRSDSADWDDKENTPKIPKISDSSIRGQKENLDPRRSLANDLAKRRGSAPVTSHIKSEDINQPSIALRADILFSRRGSVPAENLRQKTFDIGDTENRLEPVVNKIPTSISEPLHCQYPRRGSVPAEIPLVRTDILTRHSVSLNGKAGRRKKQLRRRSSGGPETVCLIPDVSDGAAWHRLRREIVRRSSDFNPDAALARRRGSLPIEVLTIGHSGSVIQ
- the LOC123295269 gene encoding high affinity cAMP-specific 3',5'-cyclic phosphodiesterase 7A-like isoform X5; amino-acid sequence: MVPDPDANVLANDGITINPEEEKAIYIKMIEVPSQQIRRSSRLSIGDISLLESLTASGTRDRPPSTGRFLTMHKRRRKKLTTRSLSQDNPAILDDVMHGQVQCILDQCGLWAFNAFALETAAGGRSLPVLCVHLFHWYGLLDYFNLDVVRVWKLFTLIEEGYHSSNPYHNSIHATDVTQAMHCFLQEEKIKKHMSPVEVMASLIGAVAHDLDHPGVNQPFLIATSNHLATLYDNMSVLENHHWRSAVGCLLESGVAEQLTPWRDALENQIRSLILATDITRQQEFLSKLKKGLDTDALDMSREEDRHFILQIALKCADISNPTRPWDVSRKWSLKVCEEFFRQGDFERKLNLPITSLCDRYSTSVPKIQTGFIRFVVTPLFSEWHRFLSSELSTYMMQLLASNQKRWESLENAENAEETRTELSDTEPEQEIEFVSERGSSEKLLPPDYMQKKDILSKAKSNRRHSVPVSVGRSLFARADVRRESLPPGIHKSQMDIPKRTSSRVSSDPSDALYNSALSLISGGSGNGRKNSSSLSTAEKDERPISAEELLPEPSIASMTAVGLTPGSRTLTRQQTFPPLQPYVRVRYLSTTAEMATCREALLEGGSHSNSSHSSQENMYCTTNQWNQPIPTVAILSPNNGRGPEMFIPELQVKPSTAQAQSGTKRSDSADWDDKENTPKIPKISDSSIRGQKENLDPRRSLANDLAKRRGSAPVTSHIKSEDINQPSIALRADILFSRRGSVPAENLRQSKNFRYRRHRKSFRTSC